A genome region from Candidatus Melainabacteria bacterium RIFOXYA2_FULL_32_9 includes the following:
- a CDS encoding UDP-N-acetylglucosamine 4,6-dehydratase (inverting) yields MKWQDLTVLVTGGTGSFGKKFVEIMLKEYHPKKLIIFSRDELKQHEMRISGFDHPSLRYFIGDVRDYKRLNRAFKGVDIVVHAAAMKQVPACEYNPIEAVATNIDGARNIIDAAINNDVKKVLAMSTDKATAPVNLYGATKLVSEKLFIQANSYSTAEGARFSCVRYGNVVGSRGSVIPLFKEQRKTGKVTITDERMTRFWITLEQGVRFVISRIEKMHGGEVFIPKLPSMSMIALAKTIAPECKIEKIGIRPGEKLHESMISEDESRQAVDLNDCYAILPAHFWWSNDLWAHGEKLPEGFSYSSNTNKQWLTPSELSKMIDE; encoded by the coding sequence ATGAAATGGCAAGATCTTACAGTGTTAGTCACTGGAGGTACAGGATCATTTGGTAAGAAGTTTGTTGAGATAATGTTAAAGGAGTATCATCCTAAAAAACTTATCATCTTCAGTAGAGATGAGCTAAAGCAACATGAAATGCGGATTTCAGGCTTTGATCATCCAAGTCTTCGTTATTTTATAGGAGATGTTAGGGATTATAAGCGTTTAAATAGAGCTTTTAAAGGTGTGGATATAGTTGTTCATGCTGCTGCAATGAAGCAGGTTCCAGCCTGTGAATATAACCCTATTGAAGCGGTTGCAACTAATATTGATGGCGCAAGAAATATAATTGATGCTGCTATTAATAATGATGTAAAAAAAGTTCTTGCAATGAGCACAGATAAAGCAACAGCTCCTGTAAATCTTTATGGAGCAACCAAGTTAGTTTCAGAGAAACTCTTTATCCAGGCAAATTCATACAGTACCGCAGAAGGAGCCAGATTTAGCTGTGTGCGCTATGGAAATGTAGTAGGAAGTAGAGGAAGTGTTATTCCTTTATTTAAAGAGCAGAGAAAGACAGGAAAAGTAACCATTACTGATGAAAGAATGACTCGATTCTGGATTACTCTGGAGCAGGGTGTGCGTTTTGTTATATCACGTATCGAAAAAATGCACGGTGGTGAGGTGTTTATTCCTAAGCTTCCCAGTATGAGTATGATAGCATTAGCAAAAACAATTGCACCAGAATGTAAAATTGAAAAAATTGGAATTAGACCTGGAGAAAAATTACATGAGTCTATGATATCTGAAGATGAATCAAGGCAAGCCGTCGATTTAAATGATTGCTATGCAATTTTGCCGGCACATTTTTGGTGGTCAAATGATTTATGGGCTCATGGGGAGAAACTTCCAGAAGGTTTTTCATATTCAAGTAATACTAACAAACAGTGGTTAACTCCTTCAGAGCTTTCCAAAATGATTGATGAATAA
- a CDS encoding UDP-N-acetyl-D-mannosamine transferase, producing MKDKERINFFGINIDPLTMEETLFRISEFIEKKQITQHVVINVAKLVYAQKNKELKNIINSCKLINVDGAGIILGARFLGINIPERVTGIDLMQELVAYSSKKRYKVYFFGAQEFIVKTVIEIYKQKYPELIIAGYRNGYYSSDEEENIAMDIKNSGADILFVAMGSPKKEIFINKYLHKMEVPFVMGVGGSFDVIAGKVKRAPKFLQKYGLEWLYRLYQEPKRMWKRYLVTNSIFFIMLFKQFIKQNFPLKFLFLKSRQTS from the coding sequence ATGAAGGATAAAGAGAGAATAAACTTTTTTGGCATCAACATAGACCCTTTAACAATGGAAGAAACGTTATTCAGAATCTCTGAATTCATAGAGAAAAAGCAAATTACACAACATGTGGTTATCAATGTTGCTAAGTTAGTTTATGCGCAAAAAAATAAAGAATTAAAAAATATAATAAATTCGTGCAAACTAATCAATGTTGATGGAGCCGGAATAATTTTAGGGGCTAGATTTTTAGGAATAAATATCCCCGAAAGAGTTACCGGTATAGATTTAATGCAAGAATTGGTTGCCTATTCAAGCAAGAAAAGATATAAAGTCTACTTTTTTGGAGCTCAAGAGTTTATAGTTAAAACAGTAATAGAAATTTATAAACAAAAATATCCTGAATTAATAATTGCAGGATACCGAAATGGTTATTATTCCTCTGATGAAGAGGAAAACATCGCAATGGATATAAAAAACTCAGGTGCTGATATCTTGTTTGTTGCAATGGGATCACCCAAGAAAGAGATTTTTATAAATAAATATCTTCATAAAATGGAAGTCCCCTTTGTAATGGGGGTAGGCGGCAGCTTTGATGTTATTGCAGGAAAGGTCAAAAGAGCCCCTAAATTTCTCCAAAAATATGGCCTAGAGTGGTTATATAGGCTCTATCAAGAACCGAAGCGCATGTGGAAGCGATATCTGGTTACAAATTCTATATTTTTTATAATGCTGTTCAAACAATTCATTAAACAAAATTTCCCCTTGAAATTTTTATTTTTAAAATCCCGTCAGACTTCATAG
- a CDS encoding serine acetyltransferase, whose translation MSGVVYFLYKIARALYLAHIPLLPALIKLFIRVIFACSLPYTAKIGENTILGYGGLGIVIHSDSIIGKNCIISQGVTIGGSSRNPKVPEIGNNVLVGAGAKIIGPIKIADNVVIGANSVVTKDIPSNVLVAGIPARVIKENININDYL comes from the coding sequence ATGTCTGGAGTAGTTTATTTTTTATACAAGATAGCAAGAGCGCTTTATCTTGCCCATATACCTTTGTTACCTGCGTTAATCAAGTTATTTATCAGGGTTATATTTGCGTGCAGCCTTCCTTATACTGCCAAAATTGGAGAAAACACCATTCTAGGTTATGGGGGACTTGGAATAGTGATTCATTCTGACAGTATAATAGGTAAAAACTGTATAATTTCTCAGGGAGTTACAATTGGAGGGAGCAGCCGCAATCCTAAAGTACCTGAAATAGGGAATAATGTTTTAGTTGGGGCAGGTGCTAAGATTATCGGCCCGATAAAAATAGCTGATAACGTTGTAATTGGAGCCAATTCTGTCGTAACCAAAGATATTCCTTCAAACGTATTGGTAGCAGGCATACCAGCCAGAGTAATTAAAGAAAATATTAATATTAATGACTATTTATAG
- a CDS encoding UDP-4-amino-4,6-dideoxy-N-acetyl-beta-L-altrosamine transaminase: protein MKIIPYGRQDINDEDIKAVIDVLQSDWITQGPAIERFEKIVAEYCGAKYAVAVNSATSALHIACLAANLGSGDILWTSPNTFVASANCGLYCGANVDFVDIDPKTYNISILKFEEKLEEAKKIGNLPKVVIPVHFAGQSCEMEKIQAISNKYGFTVIEDASHAIGGSYKNAKIGSCICSDMTVFSFHPVKIITSGEGGMVLTNRKDLYEKLIRLRTHGITRNPGCMQNDSSGPWYYEQLELGFNYRMTDIQAALGASQMTRLDEFIRQRHIIANRYNEALKDLPVTLPYQYPDTYSAFHLYVIRLQLDKINKSHSQVFECLRNAGIGVNLHYIPVHTQPYYQKSGFGWGDFPESEKYYSEAITLPLFYKLSFQDQDYIIESLIQILTK, encoded by the coding sequence ATGAAGATAATTCCATATGGCAGACAGGATATAAATGATGAAGATATTAAAGCTGTAATTGATGTTTTACAGTCTGACTGGATTACGCAAGGTCCTGCCATTGAGAGATTTGAGAAAATTGTTGCTGAATATTGCGGAGCTAAATATGCAGTTGCAGTAAATAGTGCGACATCAGCATTGCATATAGCCTGTCTTGCAGCTAATCTTGGTTCTGGTGATATTTTATGGACCTCTCCAAATACTTTTGTTGCATCTGCTAATTGTGGTCTATATTGTGGTGCTAATGTAGATTTTGTAGATATTGATCCTAAAACATATAATATATCAATTTTAAAGTTTGAGGAAAAATTGGAAGAAGCTAAAAAAATAGGTAATCTTCCAAAAGTTGTTATTCCCGTACATTTTGCGGGACAATCCTGTGAAATGGAAAAAATACAGGCAATATCAAATAAATATGGTTTTACTGTAATTGAAGATGCTTCTCACGCAATAGGAGGAAGTTATAAAAACGCCAAAATAGGCTCCTGTATCTGTTCAGATATGACCGTGTTTAGTTTTCATCCTGTTAAAATCATTACTTCAGGGGAAGGAGGAATGGTTTTAACAAACAGAAAAGACTTATATGAAAAATTAATTCGATTGAGAACCCATGGTATTACAAGAAATCCTGGCTGTATGCAGAATGATTCCTCTGGTCCTTGGTATTATGAGCAACTTGAATTAGGCTTTAATTATCGTATGACAGATATTCAGGCTGCTCTTGGAGCAAGCCAGATGACTCGTCTTGATGAATTTATAAGACAACGGCATATTATCGCAAATAGATATAATGAGGCTCTTAAGGATTTACCTGTAACTTTGCCTTATCAATATCCTGATACTTATTCAGCTTTTCACCTTTATGTGATCAGATTACAGCTTGATAAAATAAATAAGTCACATTCTCAGGTTTTTGAATGTTTAAGAAATGCAGGAATAGGAGTTAATTTGCATTATATTCCTGTTCATACACAGCCATATTATCAGAAATCAGGCTTTGGATGGGGAGATTTTCCTGAATCCGAAAAATATTATAGTGAGGCAATTACACTACCTTTATTCTACAAGCTTTCCTTTCAGGACCAAGATTATATTATTGAGAGTTTAATTCAGATTCTTACAAAGTAA